The Lacrimispora xylanolytica genome has a segment encoding these proteins:
- the hydE gene encoding [FeFe] hydrogenase H-cluster radical SAM maturase HydE, translating into MKHLIDKLYETHNLSKEEFVYLLENFDQETSDYLFSLARTYSQKYFDKEVYIRGLIEFTNYCKNDCFYCGIRRGNSNADRYRLSKEEILSCCQTGHELGFRTFVLQGGEDPYYTDEIMVDIIKSIREGYPDCAITLSIGEKTYDQYLKYHEAGADRYLLRHETADEEHYKKLHPESLSLENRKECLRNLKRIGYQVGTGFMVGSPYQTTECLAKDLAFIKELSPQMVGIGPFIPHKDTQFGNFPAGSVDLTLFLIGILRLMLPNALLPSTTALGTLDKKGREKGILSGSNVLMPNLSPIGVRKKYDLYDNKICTGEEAAECNMCLRNRVSSIGYEVVEKRGDFVEDTIG; encoded by the coding sequence ATGAAACACTTAATCGATAAACTGTATGAGACACACAACCTTTCCAAGGAAGAGTTTGTTTATTTGCTGGAGAATTTCGACCAGGAGACAAGCGATTACCTGTTTTCCCTTGCAAGAACCTACAGCCAGAAATATTTTGACAAGGAAGTTTATATTCGTGGACTGATTGAATTCACCAATTACTGTAAAAATGACTGCTTTTACTGCGGAATCCGGAGAGGAAACAGCAATGCAGACCGTTACCGCTTAAGTAAGGAAGAGATTCTTTCCTGCTGTCAGACAGGACATGAGTTAGGCTTTCGTACCTTTGTGCTACAGGGAGGAGAGGACCCCTATTACACCGATGAGATTATGGTAGATATTATAAAATCCATCCGGGAAGGTTACCCGGACTGTGCCATTACCCTTTCCATCGGAGAAAAAACCTATGACCAGTACTTAAAGTATCATGAAGCCGGGGCTGACCGCTACCTTCTCCGCCATGAGACGGCTGACGAAGAGCATTATAAAAAGCTACATCCAGAGTCCCTTTCTCTGGAAAACAGAAAGGAATGCCTACGGAACTTAAAACGAATTGGATATCAGGTAGGAACCGGTTTTATGGTAGGATCTCCCTACCAGACTACAGAATGTCTGGCAAAGGATCTTGCCTTTATCAAAGAGTTATCCCCTCAGATGGTAGGAATCGGTCCGTTTATCCCCCATAAAGATACACAGTTTGGGAATTTTCCGGCGGGAAGCGTGGATCTGACCTTGTTTCTCATCGGAATCTTAAGGCTTATGCTTCCAAACGCCTTACTTCCGTCCACCACGGCTCTTGGGACACTTGATAAAAAAGGAAGAGAAAAAGGCATATTATCCGGTTCTAACGTGCTGATGCCTAATCTTTCTCCCATTGGGGTCCGGAAAAAATACGACCTCTACGACAATAAGATCTGTACCGGAGAAGAGGCCGCAGAATGCAACATGTGCCTGAGAAACCGTGTCTCCTCCATTGGATATGAAGTCGTGGAAAAAAGAGGAGATTTTGTAGAAGATACGATCGGTTAA
- a CDS encoding YitT family protein: MKKKLFWIAVGQFISACAYCQILNANDLVATGIGGLAAVINRLTGADVQMLLIFMALPIFIWSFFSYNKKQIFYAGFSYLMFTFYVGIVNRYLPPLQTDPIAAAVSGGLVGGIAGGIIMKQRVANGPESIVALYLKEKKGISIGTYYLILNTVVICSSIIYGNVTMIIYSLICTFVQSAVTDKLIIGFEKYYNVSIMSDQYLEITQFIQDELKRGATFIQGMDTSNVKKKMLIQSVLNQQELIAIRDYVKSFHDDSFICASRSNSIIGRGFDVE, encoded by the coding sequence ATGAAAAAAAAGCTATTTTGGATTGCTGTGGGGCAGTTTATTTCAGCATGTGCGTATTGTCAGATACTCAATGCCAATGATTTGGTAGCGACCGGAATCGGAGGACTGGCAGCAGTGATCAATCGTTTGACCGGAGCTGATGTTCAGATGCTTCTTATATTTATGGCTCTGCCAATATTTATCTGGTCGTTTTTCAGCTATAATAAGAAACAGATTTTTTATGCGGGATTCAGTTATCTCATGTTTACCTTTTATGTAGGCATTGTAAACCGCTATCTTCCACCCCTTCAGACCGACCCCATTGCAGCAGCCGTCAGCGGCGGCCTGGTAGGCGGTATTGCAGGTGGAATCATTATGAAGCAGAGAGTGGCCAATGGCCCGGAATCCATTGTCGCTCTTTACTTAAAAGAGAAAAAAGGAATTTCAATAGGAACCTATTATCTCATTCTCAATACAGTCGTTATTTGTTCCTCTATCATATACGGAAATGTGACCATGATCATTTACTCCCTGATCTGTACCTTTGTACAGAGCGCGGTAACCGATAAGCTGATCATCGGCTTTGAGAAATACTATAATGTGAGCATTATGTCAGACCAGTATTTAGAGATCACTCAGTTTATCCAGGATGAGTTAAAGCGCGGAGCCACATTCATTCAGGGAATGGACACCTCCAATGTAAAAAAGAAGATGCTGATTCAGTCCGTGTTAAATCAGCAGGAGCTGATTGCCATAAGAGATTACGTGAAATCCTTTCATGATGACAGCTTTATCTGCGCCAGCAGAAGCAACAGCATCATTGGAAGAGGCTTTGATGTGGAATAA
- a CDS encoding EFR1 family ferrodoxin (N-terminal region resembles flavodoxins. C-terminal ferrodoxin region binds two 4Fe-4S clusters.): MEYNTVTIACFSGTGGTELAAEYLERQLTEKGVKVQKKNIAKVSPLKIEESDLLLIMSPVYAFRLAELTERWIKKLPNGNHRHAAVISVSGGGEVSPNTACRVPAKKYLTRRGYEVVYENMVIMPSNFQTQVEPPLNLALLTVLPHKMETISKELLEGKKRLTVPKTKDKFITAFGVMEHLGGRLFGKKLYATSDCNQCGLCVKNCPKKNIRMENGRPKFGWRCMWCLKCVYACHRKAIVPGIMKSIILKDGYDIKRMNRLALKEPRKEQYTSDSKNVWEGIIEYLNN, from the coding sequence ATGGAATATAACACGGTAACCATTGCCTGCTTCTCAGGAACAGGCGGTACAGAGCTTGCGGCGGAGTATCTGGAACGACAGCTTACGGAAAAAGGAGTGAAGGTACAAAAAAAGAATATAGCCAAGGTATCTCCTCTTAAAATCGAGGAATCGGATCTGCTTCTTATCATGTCTCCTGTTTATGCCTTTCGTCTGGCAGAATTAACAGAGCGATGGATTAAAAAGCTTCCCAATGGAAATCACAGGCATGCGGCTGTTATATCCGTTTCCGGAGGAGGGGAAGTATCCCCCAATACGGCCTGCCGTGTCCCTGCCAAAAAGTATTTAACGCGGAGGGGCTATGAGGTTGTTTATGAAAACATGGTGATCATGCCGTCAAACTTCCAGACTCAGGTAGAGCCTCCCTTAAACCTGGCTCTCTTAACCGTTCTTCCCCATAAGATGGAGACAATAAGTAAAGAGCTTTTAGAAGGAAAGAAGCGGCTTACGGTGCCAAAGACAAAAGATAAGTTCATTACTGCCTTCGGGGTCATGGAGCATCTGGGAGGCCGGTTATTTGGGAAGAAATTATACGCCACCAGTGACTGCAACCAGTGCGGCTTGTGCGTGAAGAACTGTCCCAAAAAGAATATACGCATGGAAAATGGAAGACCGAAATTTGGCTGGCGGTGTATGTGGTGCTTAAAATGTGTCTATGCCTGCCATCGAAAGGCCATAGTTCCTGGTATCATGAAGTCCATCATATTAAAAGACGGGTATGATATCAAGAGGATGAACCGGCTGGCGTTAAAGGAACCCAGAAAAGAACAATACACATCAGACTCAAAAAATGTTTGGGAAGGTATTATAGAGTACTTAAATAATTGA
- a CDS encoding nitroreductase family protein: MSAEMLEIIKKRRSIRKFTEEEVSDQNLDEILKAGLLAPSSKNKKPVEFIVVKDRETIKKLKDCKSMGTIGLDTAPVVIAVIADSETSDVWVEDASIAATMMQLVAENLSLGSVWIQMRCRQSTNGDSEAAVREVLNIPEKYGVSCLLAIGHKAEERAPYKDEDADFNRVHKETY; encoded by the coding sequence ATGTCTGCCGAAATGCTTGAAATAATCAAAAAAAGAAGGTCCATTCGAAAATTTACGGAGGAAGAGGTGTCAGACCAAAACCTTGATGAAATTTTAAAAGCAGGACTCCTTGCCCCATCTTCAAAAAATAAGAAGCCTGTGGAATTTATTGTGGTCAAAGACCGGGAAACCATAAAAAAATTAAAGGATTGCAAAAGTATGGGAACCATTGGCCTTGATACGGCTCCTGTTGTCATTGCTGTGATCGCTGACAGTGAAACGAGCGATGTATGGGTAGAGGACGCTTCCATCGCTGCTACCATGATGCAGCTGGTGGCAGAAAACCTGTCACTTGGCTCTGTATGGATTCAGATGAGATGCCGCCAGAGCACCAACGGAGATTCGGAAGCAGCGGTAAGAGAGGTTCTTAACATCCCTGAGAAATACGGTGTTTCCTGTCTTCTTGCCATTGGACATAAGGCAGAGGAACGAGCTCCCTATAAAGATGAGGATGCAGATTTTAATCGAGTTCACAAGGAAACATATTAA
- a CDS encoding sensor histidine kinase has product MKRKVVSYFMLLTILTLTLVMVCFGFGMRRYFYQELSNSIKSHAEAVPFVWAELGEFTSEDLIRKSDEVIKAYQMEGISLTLLTRKGDPIQSTTGYLEDHKVSIDSKVLSFETVYKIQDPMGQRNMTVYTPLLYQGQTVGVLKYEMSLAKTDERIFTLLSWGLAACLMVAFVAFVVSLRLGNSIVLPLKNIIRLTKRMAEGNYEEKIQEEYPYEAGELVKMLNYMADEITKSDRMKNDFISSISHELRTPLTGIKGWAETIKEPDSVTEEEMKFGLKIIEEETERLIRMVESLLDFSRYQSDRMVLSLSPLSFDQLVEKVSLELSKKAEKKGIRLMKDLTPARIQGDWDKLKQVVINVLDNGIKFSEQNGEIYITMTASDDWVSLVIRDTGIGVRKEHLKYITHSFFKADKRSPGEGLGLAISQKIMVLHGGSLSIESEYGKGTSVTMKLPLIKD; this is encoded by the coding sequence ATGAAGCGTAAGGTAGTCTCTTATTTCATGCTTTTGACTATATTGACCCTGACTCTTGTTATGGTTTGCTTTGGGTTTGGAATGAGGCGGTATTTTTATCAGGAGCTTTCTAACAGCATAAAAAGCCATGCGGAAGCCGTTCCCTTTGTATGGGCCGAGCTTGGGGAGTTTACCAGTGAGGATTTAATCAGAAAAAGTGATGAAGTAATAAAAGCATACCAGATGGAAGGAATCAGTCTTACTCTTCTCACGAGAAAAGGGGATCCCATTCAATCCACCACCGGCTATCTGGAAGACCATAAGGTCTCTATTGATTCCAAAGTCTTATCCTTTGAAACCGTATACAAAATACAAGATCCCATGGGGCAGAGGAACATGACGGTATATACTCCTCTTCTATATCAGGGGCAAACGGTGGGAGTCTTAAAGTATGAAATGTCTCTGGCTAAGACCGATGAAAGAATCTTCACCCTGTTATCCTGGGGCCTTGCTGCCTGTCTCATGGTGGCTTTTGTTGCATTTGTGGTAAGCCTTCGTCTTGGAAATTCCATTGTATTGCCTTTAAAAAACATTATAAGGCTGACAAAGCGGATGGCAGAAGGTAATTATGAAGAAAAGATTCAGGAAGAATACCCTTACGAAGCTGGGGAGCTGGTAAAGATGCTTAACTATATGGCAGATGAGATTACGAAATCGGACCGAATGAAAAATGATTTCATCTCCTCCATATCCCATGAGTTAAGAACTCCTCTTACAGGAATCAAGGGCTGGGCGGAGACCATAAAAGAGCCTGATTCCGTTACAGAAGAAGAAATGAAGTTTGGGCTTAAAATCATAGAGGAGGAAACAGAGCGTCTCATCCGTATGGTGGAAAGTCTCCTTGATTTTTCCAGATACCAGTCTGACCGCATGGTATTATCTCTTTCCCCGCTGTCCTTCGACCAGCTGGTAGAAAAGGTTTCTTTGGAGCTCAGTAAGAAAGCAGAGAAAAAGGGCATCCGACTGATGAAAGATTTAACGCCGGCAAGAATACAGGGAGACTGGGATAAATTAAAACAGGTGGTCATCAATGTTTTAGACAATGGGATCAAGTTTTCAGAACAGAATGGTGAGATTTACATCACTATGACAGCCTCAGACGACTGGGTGAGTCTGGTAATCCGGGATACCGGAATTGGGGTTAGAAAAGAACATTTAAAATACATCACCCATTCCTTTTTTAAGGCGGACAAACGGTCGCCAGGGGAAGGACTTGGGCTTGCTATCTCCCAGAAAATCATGGTGCTTCACGGAGGCAGCCTTTCCATTGAAAGTGAGTATGGAAAGGGCACCTCAGTCACCATGAAGCTTCCTCTTATAAAGGATTAA
- a CDS encoding response regulator transcription factor has product MKTILVVEDELSIRSFVCLNLRKKGYEVFEAETGEDALVLFQDQTIHVVILDIMLPGIDGFAVCDEMRNLNPTAGIIMLTARSQDEDKVKGLLLGADDYLTKPFLMSELEARILSLLRRLSHGLEKETSGVMVSGSFSLDSLRNKLTYLGTEIRITPTEACLLQFLISNKNKGFTRDEILDQVWGTNYIGDPKVVDVNIRRIRRKIEPDPKNPRYLCTEWGYGYLWKE; this is encoded by the coding sequence CTGCCTGAATCTAAGAAAAAAAGGATATGAGGTTTTTGAAGCAGAAACCGGGGAAGATGCCCTGGTTCTGTTTCAGGATCAGACCATTCATGTAGTGATTTTAGACATTATGCTTCCGGGTATAGATGGCTTTGCTGTCTGTGACGAGATGAGAAATCTAAATCCTACCGCAGGAATCATCATGCTTACCGCCCGCTCCCAGGATGAAGATAAGGTGAAGGGGCTTCTTCTGGGCGCCGATGACTACCTGACAAAGCCCTTTTTGATGAGCGAGCTGGAAGCAAGGATTCTTTCTCTCTTACGGCGCTTGTCCCATGGTCTGGAAAAAGAGACATCCGGGGTCATGGTTTCCGGCTCCTTTTCTCTTGACAGCCTTCGGAATAAATTAACCTATTTGGGAACCGAAATCAGGATTACACCTACCGAAGCCTGTCTTTTGCAGTTTCTAATCTCCAATAAAAACAAAGGATTTACGAGAGATGAGATTCTTGACCAGGTCTGGGGCACCAATTATATAGGGGACCCCAAGGTCGTAGATGTAAACATACGGCGAATCCGAAGAAAGATAGAACCAGACCCGAAAAACCCCAGGTATTTATGTACGGAATGGGGCTACGGATATCTGTGGAAGGAGTAA